A window from Hoeflea sp. IMCC20628 encodes these proteins:
- a CDS encoding FadR/GntR family transcriptional regulator gives MSSPKVDQAINLVKELIQSGQLRPGDRLPNEADLAAQLGVSRNSLREAVRAMQTMRILEARQGDGTYVSDLDPAGMMDVLRFAVDVSDARSVVWYLELRQLLEVATVQEAAVRRSPAQLAALKKLHREVLDENDSARLMALDGAFHNLIAEIGSNPIQAALLRIVSAPTVRARIWRQRLADFDFQSIRSEHGMIVDAIEHQRVDEARHAMWTHVNQVIRWVRDNPDALANAFANPTDTK, from the coding sequence TTGAGCAGCCCAAAGGTCGATCAGGCCATCAATCTGGTGAAGGAGTTGATCCAGTCCGGACAACTGCGTCCCGGCGACCGGCTTCCCAACGAGGCCGATCTCGCCGCGCAACTCGGCGTGTCGCGGAATTCGTTGCGCGAAGCGGTGCGCGCCATGCAGACCATGCGGATACTGGAAGCAAGGCAAGGTGACGGCACCTATGTCTCCGATCTAGATCCGGCCGGGATGATGGATGTGTTGCGGTTCGCCGTTGACGTCTCTGACGCCCGTTCGGTGGTGTGGTATCTTGAGCTGCGCCAGCTGCTTGAGGTCGCCACCGTGCAGGAAGCTGCGGTACGCCGCAGCCCAGCGCAGTTGGCGGCGCTGAAAAAACTGCACAGGGAAGTGCTGGACGAAAACGACTCGGCGCGGTTGATGGCGCTTGACGGCGCCTTCCACAACCTGATCGCCGAAATCGGCAGCAACCCGATCCAGGCCGCCCTGCTGCGTATCGTCTCGGCACCCACCGTTCGGGCCCGGATCTGGCGCCAGCGGTTGGCCGATTTTGATTTTCAGAGCATCCGCAGCGAGCACGGCATGATTGTCGACGCCATCGAACATCAACGCGTTGACGAGGCGCGTCACGCCATGTGGACACATGTGAACCAGGTCATCAGATGGGTCAGAGATAACCCCGACGCGCTCGCCAACGCATTCGCCAATCCCACCGACACAAAATAA
- a CDS encoding TRAP transporter small permease, producing MSIITRVLKTLLFVPISFLVLATAYSVFQRYWAETPVHWMEEASGIALVWIVMIGAIAAEKDGDQLSIPLMVDMMSDRWRRLVEIFIGTLSVGLLLTLGYFGWTLANKVAFKLTGVLKISWFWIDIALPVGFAGMILCYLWRGRKSLRAREGASQ from the coding sequence ATGTCGATCATAACCCGCGTCCTGAAGACGCTCCTGTTCGTGCCGATCAGCTTTCTGGTCCTTGCAACTGCCTATTCCGTGTTTCAGCGCTATTGGGCCGAAACCCCGGTGCACTGGATGGAAGAGGCTTCGGGCATTGCCTTGGTCTGGATCGTGATGATCGGGGCCATCGCTGCCGAAAAGGATGGCGATCAGCTTTCCATTCCGTTGATGGTGGACATGATGTCAGACCGCTGGCGCCGCTTGGTCGAGATTTTCATAGGTACGCTCTCCGTCGGCCTGTTGTTGACGCTTGGCTATTTCGGCTGGACCCTCGCCAACAAGGTCGCATTCAAACTCACCGGGGTGCTCAAGATCTCCTGGTTCTGGATCGACATCGCACTGCCTGTCGGTTTTGCCGGCATGATCCTCTGCTATTTGTGGCGCGGCCGCAAATCGCTGCGTGCACGTGAAGGGGCAAGCCAATGA
- a CDS encoding C4-dicarboxylate TRAP transporter substrate-binding protein, whose protein sequence is MRNLIKSAVGGLLLATAMASAAIAGTTIKVAYENNPGEPVDLVVHRWAEMLTDRSGGEITLELYPSSQLGSKQDVTEQAMLGSNVVTITDVGFLADFVPDLGILFGPYLSDSPEALFSIYESDWFKEKEKELAEKGVHIVMSNYLYGTRHLISTKPVRTPADMQGMKIRTPNNIMQIKAIEAMGGTATPMPLGEAYTALSQGIIDGVENPLAVIYGGRFHEEAKYLNMIGYLLNTSVFVGGEAFFSTLSKEDLAMIHETAHEAGLYSQELAAANDEEVINKMKEAGVEVIYPDTAPFREAAMAVYTQFPEWSDGLYEQIQGQLSK, encoded by the coding sequence ATGAGAAACCTTATCAAATCTGCCGTCGGCGGACTTCTGCTGGCAACAGCAATGGCCAGCGCCGCTATCGCGGGAACCACCATCAAGGTGGCCTATGAGAACAATCCCGGTGAGCCTGTCGATCTGGTTGTGCATCGCTGGGCCGAGATGCTGACTGATCGCAGCGGTGGCGAGATCACACTCGAACTGTATCCGAGCTCGCAGCTGGGCTCCAAGCAGGACGTGACCGAGCAGGCGATGCTCGGCTCCAACGTCGTGACCATCACCGATGTCGGCTTCCTCGCTGATTTCGTGCCTGACCTCGGCATTCTGTTCGGGCCGTATCTCAGCGACAGTCCCGAAGCCCTGTTCTCTATCTACGAGAGCGACTGGTTCAAGGAGAAGGAAAAGGAACTGGCCGAGAAGGGCGTGCATATTGTCATGTCCAACTACCTCTACGGCACCCGTCATCTGATTTCGACCAAACCGGTGCGCACCCCGGCCGACATGCAGGGCATGAAGATCCGTACGCCCAACAACATCATGCAGATCAAGGCTATTGAGGCGATGGGAGGTACAGCCACCCCGATGCCGCTTGGCGAAGCCTATACAGCCCTGTCGCAGGGCATCATCGATGGGGTTGAAAATCCCCTGGCGGTGATTTACGGCGGTCGCTTCCACGAAGAGGCCAAGTATCTCAACATGATCGGCTATCTCCTGAACACCTCGGTGTTTGTTGGTGGTGAAGCGTTCTTTTCGACGCTGAGCAAAGAAGATCTGGCGATGATCCATGAAACCGCACACGAGGCCGGGCTTTACAGCCAGGAACTGGCTGCGGCCAATGACGAGGAAGTCATCAACAAGATGAAAGAGGCCGGCGTGGAGGTGATCTATCCCGACACTGCGCCGTTCCGCGAAGCCGCCATGGCTGTCTATACCCAGTTCCCCGAGTGGAGCGATGGCCTTTACGAACAGATCCAGGGACAGCTCTCCAAGTAG
- a CDS encoding RraA family protein yields MDDKSLFARMKQDLFTAVVGDVLDQMGHRNQFLPQAIKPLVPGTAVIGRAMPVLEADYPDGHGNGMGPMADKPFGVMFEALDSLIEGEIYIASGASLNYALWGGLMSTRALHLNAAGAILNGYVRDTTEIRNLGFPVFSQGSFAQDQGVRGKVLDYRVPLTIGAARVTPGDLIFADDEGVLVIPRAVEAEAVERAFEKVATENEVAKAIKAGMSTQEAFATFGVM; encoded by the coding sequence ATGGACGATAAATCACTTTTCGCCCGCATGAAACAGGACCTGTTCACCGCAGTCGTCGGCGACGTGCTGGATCAGATGGGTCACCGCAACCAGTTTCTGCCGCAGGCAATCAAGCCGCTGGTTCCGGGTACGGCCGTCATCGGGCGCGCTATGCCGGTACTCGAGGCAGATTATCCTGACGGGCACGGCAACGGCATGGGGCCGATGGCCGACAAGCCCTTCGGCGTCATGTTCGAGGCGCTGGACAGCCTGATCGAGGGCGAAATCTACATTGCGAGCGGTGCTTCGCTGAACTACGCCCTGTGGGGCGGCTTGATGTCCACCCGGGCGCTGCATCTCAACGCTGCCGGTGCCATCCTAAATGGTTACGTTCGCGATACCACCGAAATCCGCAATCTCGGTTTTCCGGTGTTTTCCCAAGGCAGCTTTGCCCAGGACCAGGGCGTCCGCGGCAAGGTGCTCGACTATCGCGTTCCGCTTACCATCGGTGCTGCCAGGGTCACGCCGGGAGATCTGATCTTTGCCGACGACGAGGGCGTGCTGGTGATCCCGCGCGCGGTCGAGGCCGAGGCGGTGGAACGGGCCTTTGAAAAGGTTGCCACCGAAAACGAAGTCGCCAAGGCGATCAAGGCTGGTATGAGCACGCAAGAGGCCTTTGCCACTTTCGGCGTCATGTGA
- the istB gene encoding IS21-like element helper ATPase IstB, with the protein MPSGTTGGTPQILLAHHLKQLKLPTVLREYEKVARECAESGVDHPRYLLRLIELELIDRERRTVERRIRAARFPAVKSFDTFDFKAIPGLNKMLVLELARCEYILRHDNIIALGNSGTGKTHVALALGLAACQKGFTVMFTTAAALVSQLLEARDERRLLKLQRDLASAKLLIIDELGYVPLSSTGAELLFETFSQRYERGSTIVTSNLPFEDWTSMLGSERLTGALLDRLTHHVSALTHTDGTGISSSFAKISLADFVHTKGFGSAFWRLI; encoded by the coding sequence ATGCCGTCCGGCACAACAGGCGGAACCCCGCAGATCCTTCTGGCCCATCACCTCAAGCAACTGAAGCTGCCTACCGTGCTGCGAGAGTATGAGAAGGTGGCTCGGGAATGCGCCGAAAGCGGCGTCGATCACCCCCGCTATCTGTTGCGCCTGATCGAACTCGAACTCATCGACCGGGAGCGACGCACGGTCGAACGACGCATCCGCGCTGCCCGCTTCCCGGCGGTCAAAAGCTTCGATACCTTCGACTTCAAGGCCATACCCGGCCTGAACAAGATGCTCGTCCTGGAGCTTGCTCGGTGCGAATACATCCTGCGGCACGATAACATTATCGCTCTTGGCAATAGTGGCACCGGCAAGACCCATGTCGCTCTGGCGCTGGGCCTGGCTGCCTGCCAGAAGGGCTTCACCGTGATGTTCACCACTGCAGCCGCATTGGTCAGCCAGCTTCTGGAGGCTCGTGACGAGCGACGCCTGCTCAAGCTGCAGCGCGACCTGGCATCGGCAAAACTATTGATCATAGATGAGCTCGGCTACGTCCCCCTATCATCGACAGGGGCCGAACTTTTGTTCGAGACCTTCTCGCAGCGCTATGAGCGAGGCTCGACCATCGTGACGTCCAATCTGCCATTTGAGGACTGGACGTCGATGCTGGGATCCGAACGCTTGACCGGGGCGCTACTTGACCGCCTGACCCACCATGTTAGTGCACTGACTCATACAGACGGTACAGGTATTTCGTCGAGCTTTGCGAAAATATCTTTGGCGGATTTTGTCCACACGAAGGGCTTTGGATCCGCATTCTGGCGCTTGATATAG
- a CDS encoding zinc-binding alcohol dehydrogenase family protein: MMKAVSIEAIGKVALTDVAAQEMGPDDVRIKVRYVGLCGSDLNTFRGRNPLVSFPRIPGHEVAGTVLETGVGVGTEIKPGISVILWPYSACGTCKSCQAGRAYACRYNQTLGVQRDGALREEIVVPASAVITNDTLLPRRMALVEPLSVGFHAARRGSVSKNDTVLVFGCGMIGLGAVFAAARAGARVIAVDPIAAKEAVARTCGAGEFLSLTGENLAREIESLTDGHGVDLVIEAVGIPETFVAAIDLVGFCGRVVYVGYSKAPVTYETKLFNLKELDIFGSRNASRQDFHDVIAALEEFGDKADALITREIPLQEAAGALPYWDQNPQDVLKLVVAL, translated from the coding sequence ATGATGAAAGCAGTTAGCATCGAGGCGATCGGCAAGGTCGCACTAACAGATGTCGCAGCGCAAGAGATGGGCCCCGATGATGTCCGCATCAAGGTGCGTTATGTCGGCCTCTGCGGCAGCGACTTGAACACGTTTCGCGGCCGCAATCCGCTGGTCTCGTTTCCCCGGATACCCGGACATGAAGTGGCAGGGACGGTGCTGGAAACCGGCGTCGGTGTCGGCACGGAGATCAAGCCGGGCATCAGCGTAATCCTCTGGCCGTATTCGGCCTGCGGCACTTGCAAATCCTGCCAAGCGGGCAGGGCCTATGCCTGCCGGTATAACCAGACCCTTGGCGTTCAGCGTGATGGTGCCCTGCGCGAGGAAATCGTCGTGCCGGCCAGCGCCGTCATTACCAACGATACACTGTTACCGCGCCGTATGGCTCTGGTTGAGCCGCTTTCGGTCGGCTTTCACGCCGCGCGCCGCGGGTCCGTCAGCAAGAATGACACCGTGCTGGTGTTCGGCTGCGGCATGATCGGCCTCGGCGCCGTGTTCGCCGCAGCCCGGGCTGGTGCACGTGTCATCGCTGTCGACCCGATAGCCGCCAAGGAAGCTGTCGCCCGGACCTGTGGGGCGGGCGAATTCTTGTCGTTGACCGGCGAAAACCTGGCGCGCGAAATCGAAAGTCTTACGGATGGGCATGGCGTCGATTTAGTCATCGAGGCGGTCGGTATTCCCGAGACATTCGTGGCCGCTATCGATCTCGTCGGCTTCTGCGGGCGCGTGGTCTATGTGGGCTATTCAAAGGCTCCGGTTACTTACGAAACCAAGCTGTTCAACCTCAAGGAGCTGGACATCTTCGGATCGCGCAACGCCAGCCGGCAAGATTTTCACGATGTAATCGCCGCTCTGGAAGAATTCGGTGACAAGGCGGATGCGCTCATTACACGAGAAATTCCGCTGCAGGAAGCTGCCGGAGCGCTGCCTTACTGGGACCAGAACCCGCAGGACGTACTCAAGCTCGTGGTGGCGCTATGA
- a CDS encoding UxaA family hydrolase, with product MKTSPMMQGWPRADGRKGIRNVVLVAYLVECAHHVCSKIARPFAEADVQVIGFSGCFPSDYGQEMMEALCTHPNVGAVQLVSLGCENFKKQRLAGVIKASGRPVNLITIQAGGGTAAAIETGRAWVKDAAEALAVQPTVPMEISELVIGTICGGSDATSGITGNPAAGLAFDQLVDQGATCIFEETGELIGCEHIMADRVADSALKPAIIATVEKAARYYAAMGYGSFSNGNAEGGLSSIEEKSLGAYAKSGASPISGILKPAQRAPGGGLYLLDVVPDGVPKFGFPNINDTAEIIEMISCGAHAIIFVTGRGSVVGSAISPVLKVCANPETYARMSGDMDVNAGRILKGEARLADVGREIFDQLVTLGQGARTQSELLGHTEFVLTYKTLATPEPGCHSAA from the coding sequence ATGAAAACCTCTCCCATGATGCAGGGCTGGCCCCGCGCCGACGGCCGCAAGGGCATCCGCAACGTCGTCCTCGTTGCCTATTTGGTCGAATGCGCCCACCATGTCTGTAGCAAGATCGCCAGGCCGTTTGCCGAGGCTGATGTGCAGGTCATCGGCTTCTCCGGCTGCTTTCCCTCCGACTACGGCCAGGAGATGATGGAGGCGCTTTGCACTCACCCCAATGTCGGGGCGGTACAACTGGTGTCGCTGGGGTGCGAGAACTTCAAAAAGCAGCGGCTGGCCGGGGTGATCAAGGCATCAGGTCGGCCCGTCAACCTGATCACGATCCAGGCCGGCGGCGGAACCGCCGCAGCGATTGAGACCGGCCGAGCCTGGGTGAAGGATGCGGCAGAGGCGCTGGCAGTACAACCCACAGTGCCGATGGAGATTTCCGAACTGGTGATCGGCACCATCTGCGGCGGCTCCGACGCCACCTCGGGGATCACCGGCAACCCGGCGGCAGGGCTGGCCTTCGACCAGCTTGTAGACCAGGGTGCGACCTGCATCTTCGAGGAAACCGGCGAACTGATCGGCTGCGAGCACATCATGGCCGACCGGGTTGCTGACTCAGCGCTCAAGCCTGCAATCATTGCCACGGTAGAAAAGGCCGCTCGCTACTATGCGGCAATGGGCTACGGTTCCTTTTCCAACGGCAATGCCGAGGGTGGCCTGTCCAGCATCGAAGAAAAATCGCTGGGCGCCTACGCCAAATCTGGCGCAAGCCCGATCAGCGGCATTCTCAAACCCGCGCAACGGGCGCCCGGCGGTGGCCTCTACCTCCTTGACGTGGTTCCCGATGGGGTGCCCAAATTCGGATTCCCCAACATCAACGACACCGCCGAGATCATCGAGATGATCTCCTGCGGCGCGCATGCGATAATTTTCGTCACCGGACGCGGCTCCGTGGTCGGGTCGGCGATTTCGCCGGTGCTGAAAGTTTGCGCCAATCCCGAAACCTACGCCCGGATGTCAGGCGACATGGACGTCAACGCCGGGCGCATTCTGAAGGGCGAGGCCCGGCTTGCTGATGTAGGCCGGGAGATTTTCGACCAACTGGTGACGCTTGGGCAAGGCGCGCGGACACAATCAGAACTGCTCGGCCATACCGAATTCGTGCTCACCTACAAGACGCTCGCCACCCCCGAACCGGGCTGCCACAGCGCTGCGTAG
- the istA gene encoding IS21 family transposase: protein MFVVESYAAVRRFVFVEGHSRREASRVFGLSRETVSKMCRFSLPPGYTCTKPVGKPKLGALLPVIDEILASDQSGPVKQRHTAKRIFERLRAEHGFDGGYTVVKDYVRICRSKGRETFVPLSHPPGHAQVDFGEAIAIIGGVRQKVHFFCMDIPQSDACFVKAYPRETTEAFLDGHVSAFAFFGGVPLSILYDNLKIAVAKICGDGKRERTRAFTELVSHYLFRDRFGRPAKGNDKGKVEGLVKFSRANFMVPIPQMASFEALNMMLEDRCRGRQGECAGRHTETIGERLVTDTVALRPLPAVPLEPCEKRAGRVSSMALVRYRTNDYSVPTAYGFQDVVVKGFVEEVVILCAGQEIARHPRSYGEGVFVSNPLHYLALIEMKPNALDQAAALQGWDLPEVFQHLRHLLEARMGNRGKREFIQVLRLLEAMPKDVVTFAVTEAIHLGAPGFDAVKLIALARIERRPARLDLAPYPHLPKMDVKITSAADYSVLAA, encoded by the coding sequence ATGTTTGTCGTGGAGAGTTATGCCGCCGTTCGCCGGTTTGTTTTTGTTGAAGGCCACAGCCGTCGGGAGGCCTCTCGGGTCTTCGGTTTAAGCCGTGAGACGGTTTCGAAGATGTGCCGCTTCTCTCTTCCACCGGGCTACACGTGCACGAAGCCTGTGGGCAAGCCGAAGCTTGGAGCCTTGCTGCCTGTCATCGATGAGATCCTGGCGTCGGACCAGTCCGGTCCGGTGAAGCAGCGACATACGGCCAAGCGGATCTTCGAACGGTTGCGTGCCGAACACGGTTTTGACGGCGGCTACACGGTTGTGAAGGACTACGTGCGTATCTGCCGGTCCAAGGGTCGAGAGACCTTCGTGCCACTGTCGCATCCGCCAGGACATGCGCAGGTCGATTTTGGTGAGGCGATCGCCATCATCGGCGGCGTGCGCCAAAAGGTCCATTTCTTCTGCATGGATATACCGCAGTCGGACGCCTGTTTCGTGAAGGCCTATCCGCGTGAGACCACGGAGGCATTCCTGGATGGACATGTTTCTGCCTTTGCTTTCTTCGGCGGCGTGCCGCTATCGATCCTCTACGACAACCTCAAAATCGCCGTGGCCAAGATCTGCGGCGACGGCAAACGCGAGCGAACCCGTGCGTTCACCGAGCTCGTCAGCCATTATCTGTTCCGTGATCGCTTTGGTCGACCGGCCAAAGGGAACGACAAGGGCAAGGTCGAGGGGCTGGTGAAGTTCTCCCGTGCCAACTTCATGGTGCCAATTCCGCAGATGGCGAGCTTCGAGGCGTTGAACATGATGCTCGAAGACCGTTGCCGTGGCCGCCAGGGCGAGTGCGCCGGTCGACACACCGAGACCATAGGTGAGCGCCTGGTGACCGACACCGTGGCCCTTCGTCCTCTCCCTGCAGTGCCGCTGGAGCCCTGCGAGAAGCGTGCCGGCCGCGTCTCTTCAATGGCGCTGGTACGCTATCGCACCAACGACTACTCAGTGCCGACGGCCTACGGCTTCCAGGATGTCGTGGTGAAGGGCTTTGTCGAGGAAGTCGTCATCCTGTGCGCGGGCCAGGAGATCGCTCGACACCCTCGCTCGTATGGCGAAGGCGTGTTCGTTTCCAATCCGCTGCATTATCTGGCGCTGATTGAGATGAAGCCCAATGCGCTCGACCAGGCAGCCGCCCTGCAAGGCTGGGACTTGCCGGAGGTGTTCCAGCATCTACGCCATCTGCTGGAGGCACGGATGGGCAATCGAGGAAAGCGTGAGTTCATCCAGGTCCTGCGGCTTCTGGAGGCAATGCCGAAGGACGTTGTCACCTTTGCGGTGACCGAGGCAATCCATCTGGGCGCTCCTGGCTTCGACGCGGTCAAGCTGATTGCACTGGCCCGTATTGAGCGTCGCCCAGCCCGACTTGACCTTGCTCCCTACCCGCATCTGCCGAAGATGGATGTGAAGATAACTTCGGCAGCAGACTATTCGGTGCTGGCAGCATGA
- a CDS encoding IS630 family transposase, whose amino-acid sequence MSQTVCILLNPADRCYLEAIVSDRNRPLKHVQRAKIILFSAERLTVQDIARRVGVSRPCVWRWQLRFGEEGPDGLVRDKTRPPGRAPLGTSVTARVLALTCTEPPGSITHWTGRAVAGIIGISLRSVQRIWEAHRLQPHRLHTFKTSNDPAFAQKVEDIVGLYMSPPAHAIVVSIDEKSQIQAYDRTQPGLPLKPGKCATMTHDYKRNGTTTLFAALNILDGTVLGRCMSRHRHQEFIRFLNAVEKAAPAGKVVHAILDNYATHKHPKVLEWLAGHPRWTFHFTPTSASWLNAVENFFSALTRRALRRGVFKSVPDLQKTIRDYIKRQNADPKPFVWTKSAKDIFAKLDEIPVPSV is encoded by the coding sequence ATGTCCCAGACCGTATGCATTCTTTTGAACCCTGCCGATCGCTGTTATCTTGAAGCGATCGTGTCGGATCGCAATCGCCCGCTCAAACATGTGCAGCGGGCCAAAATCATTCTGTTTTCGGCGGAGCGCCTGACGGTGCAGGATATTGCTCGGCGCGTCGGGGTCAGTCGTCCCTGCGTCTGGCGCTGGCAGTTGCGCTTTGGCGAGGAAGGGCCTGATGGCCTTGTCCGCGACAAGACACGACCACCTGGCAGGGCTCCACTTGGCACCTCCGTGACGGCCCGCGTTCTGGCGCTGACATGCACGGAGCCACCCGGTTCAATCACGCATTGGACCGGGCGCGCTGTCGCCGGCATCATCGGTATCTCTCTGCGGTCTGTCCAGCGCATATGGGAGGCTCATCGTCTCCAGCCCCATCGCCTGCATACGTTCAAGACATCCAACGATCCCGCCTTCGCCCAGAAGGTGGAGGATATCGTCGGCCTTTATATGAGCCCACCGGCTCATGCGATTGTCGTCTCCATCGATGAGAAGAGCCAGATCCAGGCGTATGACCGAACTCAGCCCGGACTGCCGCTCAAACCCGGAAAATGCGCCACCATGACCCATGATTACAAACGCAACGGAACAACAACTCTGTTCGCAGCCCTCAATATCCTGGATGGAACCGTCTTGGGGCGATGCATGTCACGTCATCGCCATCAGGAATTCATCCGCTTTCTAAATGCCGTGGAAAAAGCCGCGCCCGCAGGCAAAGTCGTTCACGCCATTCTCGACAATTACGCCACACACAAGCATCCCAAAGTGCTTGAATGGCTGGCCGGTCATCCCCGATGGACATTTCATTTTACCCCGACTTCCGCGTCCTGGCTCAATGCGGTCGAGAACTTCTTTTCAGCCCTCACCCGAAGAGCACTCCGAAGGGGTGTCTTCAAATCCGTGCCGGATCTGCAGAAAACAATCCGAGACTATATCAAGCGCCAGAATGCGGATCCAAAGCCCTTCGTGTGGACAAAATCCGCCAAAGATATTTTCGCAAAGCTCGACGAAATACCTGTACCGTCTGTATGA
- a CDS encoding SDR family oxidoreductase — MMDMQAAYSLAGKTALVTGGGSGLGLAIVRCLAIAGARVIIAGRRAEVLQAACQEIGGECAFQVMDLADVKGMAVQADALVSAHGPIDILVNNAGNTLKKPFTDSTIEDFDSVFDVHVRGALELTRRLVRDQLEKKAGSVIFTSSMTAYIGQPNVLGYTVAKTALSGVIRGLAAELSADGVRVNGVAPGWIDTDLYRKATAGDLPRQQKILSRIPMNALGQPEDIGWACAFLASQAARYVTGQVLLVDGGAATGF; from the coding sequence ATGATGGATATGCAAGCGGCCTACAGCCTTGCAGGAAAGACGGCGCTGGTCACCGGCGGAGGCAGCGGCCTGGGGCTGGCGATCGTCCGCTGTCTAGCCATAGCCGGCGCACGAGTGATCATCGCCGGCCGACGCGCAGAAGTGCTGCAGGCAGCCTGCCAGGAGATTGGCGGGGAATGTGCCTTCCAGGTGATGGATCTCGCCGACGTCAAGGGCATGGCGGTGCAGGCTGACGCGCTGGTGTCGGCCCATGGCCCGATCGATATTCTCGTCAACAATGCCGGCAACACGCTCAAGAAGCCCTTCACCGACAGTACCATCGAGGATTTTGATTCGGTCTTTGACGTTCATGTGCGTGGTGCGCTGGAACTGACCCGTCGTCTGGTCCGCGATCAGTTGGAGAAGAAGGCTGGATCGGTGATCTTCACCTCGTCAATGACGGCCTATATCGGTCAGCCAAACGTGCTTGGCTACACCGTTGCCAAGACCGCGCTTTCTGGTGTGATCCGCGGCTTGGCGGCGGAACTTTCGGCGGATGGTGTGCGCGTCAACGGCGTTGCCCCCGGCTGGATCGACACAGATTTGTACCGCAAGGCGACGGCAGGTGATCTACCGCGCCAGCAAAAGATCCTGTCGCGCATTCCCATGAATGCATTGGGTCAGCCCGAAGACATCGGCTGGGCCTGTGCGTTCCTTGCATCGCAAGCCGCCAGATATGTCACCGGTCAGGTTCTGCTTGTCGATGGCGGCGCGGCCACCGGCTTCTGA
- a CDS encoding UxaA family hydrolase, producing MTDTDPRLIILAPQDNVAVLAATLEKGETIVLAGCPIEVLQRLGMGHKLACQPIPAGADILKYGMPIGFATTDIPLGAHVHVHNLTSRYTAIEVME from the coding sequence ATGACCGACACCGATCCGCGCCTAATCATCCTCGCGCCGCAAGACAATGTCGCGGTGCTGGCCGCAACGCTCGAAAAGGGCGAGACCATTGTTTTGGCCGGTTGCCCGATCGAAGTGCTGCAAAGACTGGGCATGGGCCACAAGCTCGCCTGCCAGCCGATCCCGGCCGGTGCCGACATTCTCAAATACGGCATGCCAATCGGTTTTGCGACCACCGACATCCCGCTGGGCGCCCATGTGCATGTTCACAACCTGACCAGCCGGTACACGGCGATCGAAGTGATGGAGTAA